One region of Alcanivorax sediminis genomic DNA includes:
- a CDS encoding alpha/beta fold hydrolase, protein MKQVELVNGDLRFPALMAGEGEPVILLHGFPDTYENWAVQINAIAKAGYTAIAPALRGYAPGCQPGNGDYSLYAAVDDLMVFAAQLGGRVHLIGHDWGAVVGYLACAQSPDTFCSFSALAIPPVRRIPQALLKVPEQILLSGYMQFFQLPLAPEAWLTKGDLNGVEALWRRWSPDWEPEMYLDNAKHTLAEPGVIPAALAWYRSLFKVWKKEHRKARAWLSRDLETPTQILIGENDGCMSPKLLKETLFESDFKGGVEVQTVAGAGHFLHLEKPDEVNAHLLRMLKATECDWAL, encoded by the coding sequence ATGAAACAGGTTGAGCTGGTTAACGGAGATCTTCGCTTTCCTGCCCTGATGGCGGGCGAAGGGGAGCCCGTTATTTTGTTGCACGGCTTTCCTGATACCTATGAAAACTGGGCGGTGCAGATTAATGCCATCGCCAAGGCGGGTTATACGGCCATTGCCCCCGCGTTGCGTGGTTATGCTCCCGGCTGCCAGCCCGGAAACGGGGATTACTCCCTTTATGCTGCAGTGGACGATCTGATGGTGTTCGCGGCGCAACTGGGTGGGCGAGTTCATTTGATTGGCCATGACTGGGGTGCTGTGGTGGGTTATCTGGCCTGTGCCCAGTCTCCTGACACCTTCTGTTCATTCAGCGCGCTGGCGATTCCGCCGGTTCGCCGCATTCCCCAGGCACTGTTAAAAGTGCCGGAACAAATCCTGCTCAGTGGTTACATGCAGTTCTTCCAGTTGCCGCTGGCGCCGGAAGCCTGGCTCACCAAGGGCGACCTGAACGGGGTGGAAGCATTGTGGCGGCGTTGGTCTCCCGACTGGGAGCCCGAAATGTACCTGGACAACGCCAAGCACACTCTGGCCGAACCCGGTGTGATCCCGGCGGCGCTGGCCTGGTACCGATCCCTGTTCAAGGTGTGGAAGAAGGAACACCGCAAGGCACGGGCCTGGCTGAGTCGGGATCTGGAAACTCCTACCCAGATTCTGATTGGCGAAAACGATGGCTGCATGAGCCCCAAGCTCCTCAAAGAGACCCTCTTCGAGAGCGACTTCAAGGGTGGGGTAGAGGTGCAAACTGTTGCTGGAGCAGGGCATTTTCTCCATCTGGAGAAGCCGGACGAAGTCAATGCCCACTTGCTGCGCATGCTCAAAGCCACTGAATGTGACTGGGCGCTGTAG
- a CDS encoding fumarate hydratase, with translation MTVIRQDDLIQSVADALQYISYYHPVDFIRAVKEAYEKEESKAAKDAMAQILINSRMAAMGHRPICQDTGIVTVFAKVGMNVTFEGDMSLDDMINEGVRRAYNHPDNVLRASVLADPDGKRANTKDNTPAVINYSIVPGDTLEIDVAAKGGGSEAKSKFAMLNPSDSVVDWVLEQIPKMGAGWCPPGMLGIGIGGTAEKAMLIAKEALMDPIDIHELQARGAQTRSEELRLELFEKVNALGVGAQGLGGLTTVLDVKVVDYPTHAANKPVALIPNCAATRHAHFILDGTGPADLKAPDLEEWPDIAWGNDEGAKRVNLDTITPEEVQTWQPGDTLLLSGKLLTGRDAAHKRMVDMISKGEKLPVDFTNRFIYYVGPVDPVGDEVVGPAGPTTATRMDKFTRTMLEETGLIGMVGKAERGDAAIEAIKDNKAVYLMAVGGAAYLVSKAIRKSRVAAFEDLGMEAIYEFEVEDMPVTVAVDSAGESVHKTGPVIWKQKIAEKSA, from the coding sequence ATGACGGTGATTCGCCAGGATGACCTGATCCAGAGCGTGGCAGATGCCTTGCAGTACATTTCCTACTACCACCCGGTCGATTTCATCCGCGCGGTGAAAGAGGCCTATGAGAAGGAAGAAAGCAAGGCCGCCAAGGACGCCATGGCGCAGATCCTGATCAACTCCCGCATGGCCGCCATGGGCCACCGCCCGATCTGTCAGGACACCGGTATCGTCACCGTATTTGCCAAGGTGGGCATGAATGTCACCTTTGAAGGCGACATGAGCCTGGATGACATGATCAACGAAGGCGTGCGTCGCGCCTATAACCACCCGGACAATGTTCTGCGTGCATCGGTGCTGGCGGATCCGGACGGTAAACGCGCCAACACCAAGGACAACACACCTGCGGTGATCAATTACTCCATCGTGCCCGGCGATACCCTGGAAATCGATGTGGCCGCCAAAGGCGGTGGCTCTGAAGCCAAATCCAAGTTCGCCATGCTCAACCCGTCCGATTCCGTGGTGGACTGGGTGCTGGAACAGATTCCGAAAATGGGCGCCGGCTGGTGCCCGCCGGGCATGCTGGGCATCGGCATTGGCGGTACCGCCGAGAAAGCCATGCTGATTGCCAAAGAAGCCCTCATGGATCCCATCGACATTCACGAGCTGCAGGCTCGTGGCGCCCAGACCCGCTCTGAAGAGCTGCGTCTGGAGCTGTTCGAGAAAGTAAACGCCCTGGGCGTGGGCGCACAGGGGCTGGGTGGTCTTACCACCGTGCTGGACGTGAAAGTGGTGGATTACCCCACCCACGCTGCCAACAAGCCGGTTGCCCTGATCCCCAACTGCGCGGCCACCCGTCACGCGCACTTTATCCTCGACGGCACCGGCCCGGCGGATCTGAAAGCACCGGATCTGGAAGAGTGGCCCGACATTGCCTGGGGAAACGACGAAGGTGCCAAGCGCGTCAATCTGGACACCATTACTCCGGAAGAAGTACAGACCTGGCAGCCCGGCGACACCTTGCTGCTGTCCGGCAAGTTGCTCACCGGCCGTGATGCGGCGCACAAGCGCATGGTGGACATGATTTCCAAAGGCGAAAAACTGCCGGTGGACTTCACCAACCGCTTTATCTACTACGTGGGCCCGGTAGATCCGGTCGGCGACGAAGTCGTCGGTCCTGCTGGTCCGACCACCGCTACCCGCATGGACAAGTTCACCCGCACCATGCTGGAAGAAACCGGTTTGATTGGCATGGTCGGTAAAGCCGAGCGTGGTGATGCCGCCATCGAAGCCATCAAGGACAACAAGGCCGTGTACCTCATGGCCGTGGGCGGCGCCGCCTACCTGGTGTCCAAAGCGATCCGCAAATCCCGCGTGGCGGCCTTTGAAGATCTGGGCATGGAAGCCATCTACGAATTCGAAGTGGAAGACATGCCCGTCACTGTGGCCGTGGACTCCGCAGGCGAATCCGTACACAAGACCGGCCCGGTCATCTGGAAACAGAAGATCGCAGAAAAGAGCGCGTAG
- a CDS encoding Shedu immune nuclease family protein: MDDDYQNPRSGKTYISPSLQAFGDKERRVRIASKILPSEDGYEYAKERDEVVLRKKPDAKTYITAKFLEDTRQTFVLTVQKFVSETGQPYGSGFSFVGEEIGRFCEFLANIQSVDFKNRARVNITDEELRKIALTSHQAKAFLAENQELFAEVLKSEVTTEDLVAVGFRKKQLSVYDNLLHDQNYFDDLKNIKKCSNEALWQKYFEKNPWVFGYGLGYIFLSSLDDRKLEQVVQGHSVDSHGKRVDALMKTKGIISNLCFVEIKTHTTALLEANPYRSGCWAPSKELAGAIAQVQGTVASAVENLSSRINPSDSEGNPTGEEIYNYQPKSYLVIGSMGEFVSEHGVNKDKLRSFELLRKNTSNPEIITFDELYERAKFIVQHNQS; encoded by the coding sequence ATGGATGACGATTACCAAAATCCCCGGTCGGGAAAGACCTATATAAGCCCTTCACTCCAAGCTTTTGGTGATAAGGAGAGAAGGGTTCGTATTGCATCTAAAATTCTACCTTCTGAAGATGGATATGAGTATGCAAAAGAGCGCGATGAGGTAGTCTTAAGAAAGAAGCCAGACGCAAAAACTTATATAACAGCGAAGTTCTTAGAAGATACTAGGCAAACCTTCGTTTTAACTGTCCAAAAGTTTGTATCAGAAACAGGACAGCCTTATGGGTCTGGATTTTCATTTGTAGGTGAAGAAATAGGCCGGTTCTGCGAGTTTCTAGCAAATATCCAATCCGTAGATTTCAAGAACAGAGCCAGAGTAAATATTACTGATGAAGAGCTTCGAAAAATAGCTTTAACCTCTCATCAGGCAAAGGCCTTTCTTGCTGAAAATCAAGAATTGTTTGCTGAAGTACTCAAATCCGAGGTGACTACAGAAGACCTTGTTGCAGTAGGCTTTCGAAAGAAGCAGTTAAGTGTCTATGACAATCTTCTGCATGACCAAAACTACTTCGACGATTTAAAAAATATTAAGAAATGCTCTAATGAAGCTTTATGGCAAAAGTACTTTGAAAAGAACCCTTGGGTATTTGGTTATGGGCTAGGTTACATATTCTTGTCCAGTCTCGATGATAGAAAGCTAGAGCAAGTAGTCCAAGGGCATAGCGTAGATTCGCATGGCAAGCGTGTTGATGCTCTTATGAAAACAAAAGGCATTATTTCCAATCTATGCTTTGTTGAAATCAAGACTCACACGACTGCTTTGCTAGAGGCTAATCCTTATCGCTCAGGCTGCTGGGCGCCTTCGAAAGAATTGGCTGGTGCTATCGCGCAAGTCCAAGGTACTGTCGCCTCAGCTGTGGAAAATCTATCTAGCAGAATTAATCCCAGTGATAGTGAGGGCAACCCAACTGGCGAGGAAATTTATAATTACCAACCTAAATCCTATTTGGTAATAGGCAGTATGGGAGAATTTGTGTCAGAGCATGGCGTGAACAAAGACAAACTGAGGTCATTTGAGCTGCTTCGTAAAAATACTTCTAACCCAGAAATTATTACATTTGATGAACTGTATGAGCGTGCAAAATTCATTGTCCAGCACAACCAAAGCTAA
- a CDS encoding DUF6713 family protein, whose product MSTVSQTLWLRTLFLIGLSLLFTHELDAMTHSEWRVLPLTSWLEPEMGRLVFVVLHVPLFALVLGWLTSQLPQRVLQGQFWVSVFLVVHAGLHLAFSGQAHYTFEGMLSNTLIFGAAVFGAGYLAGNYWMGRA is encoded by the coding sequence ATGTCCACAGTTTCCCAGACCCTTTGGCTTAGAACCCTGTTCCTCATCGGCCTCAGCCTACTATTTACCCATGAACTGGATGCCATGACACATAGCGAGTGGCGGGTACTGCCTCTGACCAGCTGGCTTGAGCCGGAGATGGGGCGTTTGGTGTTTGTGGTACTGCATGTGCCCCTGTTCGCGCTGGTGTTAGGCTGGTTGACCAGCCAGTTGCCGCAGCGTGTGCTGCAGGGACAGTTCTGGGTGTCGGTATTTCTGGTGGTGCATGCCGGGTTGCATCTGGCCTTTAGCGGGCAGGCGCACTATACGTTTGAGGGTATGCTTTCCAATACGCTGATCTTTGGCGCTGCGGTGTTTGGGGCGGGGTATCTGGCTGGAAATTACTGGATGGGACGGGCCTAG
- a CDS encoding DUF2164 domain-containing protein, whose amino-acid sequence MTDITFTADQKARMVSKIKSYFEDELQQEIGGFEAEFLIDFFAREIGPYFYNRGLFDAHQVLTEKMEEVGYVLQELENPEG is encoded by the coding sequence ATGACGGATATTACCTTCACCGCGGATCAGAAGGCCCGCATGGTCAGCAAGATTAAGAGCTACTTTGAAGATGAACTGCAGCAGGAGATCGGCGGATTTGAGGCGGAGTTCCTGATTGATTTTTTCGCCAGGGAAATTGGCCCTTACTTCTACAATCGAGGTCTGTTTGACGCCCATCAGGTGCTCACCGAGAAGATGGAAGAAGTAGGCTATGTGTTGCAAGAGTTGGAAAACCCGGAAGGATAG
- a CDS encoding efflux RND transporter permease subunit yields the protein MTHRLFNAYSRVVLAHPLFWLVLLALVCGYAGWQARHFQIDASTDSLVLENDKDLEYYRKVSKNYGGSDFLVITYTPTDAPLFQRDSLEHLQGLQQDLKNVSRVKSVYSVLDVPLLFSPQVEFSELANNYRTLMDSDVDLQLAEDEFTDVNPLYEDLLVSDDGGTTALLVNFKRDEKYFELLNRRNDLRAQDRSGELDEAGKAELARASRAFSDYNSELQGRTADEIQQVRDIMDNYRDRADLFLGGLPMITTDVVSFIRADLKVFGVGVLVFLIIALFIIFRRPRWVIVPLVCCAITVTVVTGLLGLMDWKVSVISSNYISLLLIITMSITIHLTVRFRELHEENPEASQSWLIKETAAHMMRPSIYMILTTMVGFSSLVISGIRPVIDFGWMMTIGLGVALVVCFLAFPAMLSHLPSGKPRQGKDISRELTLAFAGFTERHRPTLLLLALVMVGGSLWGITRLTVENRFIDYFQEDTEIYKGMVQIDRKLGGTTPLDIVIDAPKVEPKAVVQSNQASEGWDGEALEDSTGDPFASDNSDPFASDTSDTDPFASEDPFADSDPFADDIPATDPFAEGGDDPFAEPSSQGLSLKDAYWFTPARLGQLVEIQNYLESLPETGKVLSLATTYEVAEKLNGGPLSYVQLMLLAKFIPADLQKQLVTPYLSDDGNQIRISVRVIDSDKNLNRNDLLAKIRHDLQSDFGLQPEQVHLTGAMVLYNNMLQSLFDSQIKTLGYVFAAILFMLLILFRSVPVALISMVPSLVSSALVLGLMGWIGLPLDLMTITITAISIGIAVDDTIHYIHRFHEELPNDNDYVATMKRCHGSIGKAMYYTSLTIIAGFSILALSSFNPTVYFGLLTGLAMLVALLSNLTLLPALLITFKPKLRAG from the coding sequence ATGACACATCGGCTGTTTAACGCCTATAGCCGGGTGGTGCTTGCCCACCCCCTTTTCTGGCTGGTTCTCCTGGCTTTGGTTTGCGGGTATGCGGGATGGCAAGCCCGTCACTTCCAGATTGATGCTTCCACCGACTCCCTGGTGCTGGAAAACGACAAGGATCTGGAATACTACCGCAAGGTTTCAAAGAACTATGGCGGCAGTGATTTTCTGGTCATTACGTACACCCCCACGGATGCGCCTTTATTCCAGCGTGATTCGCTGGAGCACTTGCAGGGCTTGCAGCAAGACCTGAAAAACGTCAGCCGGGTGAAGTCCGTTTACAGCGTGCTGGATGTCCCCCTCTTGTTCAGCCCCCAGGTGGAGTTCAGCGAACTGGCCAACAACTACCGCACACTGATGGACAGTGATGTGGACCTGCAACTGGCCGAAGACGAATTCACTGACGTCAACCCGCTCTATGAAGACCTGCTGGTCAGTGATGACGGTGGCACTACCGCCTTGCTGGTAAACTTCAAACGGGACGAGAAATATTTCGAACTGCTTAATCGCCGTAATGACCTGCGCGCCCAGGACCGCAGCGGTGAACTGGATGAGGCCGGCAAAGCCGAACTGGCCAGGGCCAGCCGAGCCTTCAGCGATTACAATTCCGAGTTGCAAGGCCGCACTGCGGATGAAATCCAGCAGGTACGCGATATCATGGACAACTACCGCGACAGGGCGGACTTGTTCCTGGGCGGTCTGCCCATGATCACCACCGACGTGGTCAGCTTCATCCGCGCCGATCTCAAGGTATTCGGTGTGGGTGTTCTGGTGTTCCTGATCATCGCCCTGTTCATCATTTTCCGCCGTCCCCGCTGGGTGATCGTACCGCTGGTGTGCTGTGCCATTACCGTGACTGTCGTCACCGGCTTACTGGGGCTGATGGATTGGAAAGTGTCGGTGATCAGCAGCAATTACATCTCTCTGCTGCTCATCATCACTATGTCCATCACCATCCACCTCACTGTTCGCTTTCGGGAACTGCATGAAGAGAACCCGGAAGCCTCACAGAGCTGGCTGATCAAGGAAACTGCGGCGCACATGATGCGCCCCAGCATTTACATGATCCTCACCACCATGGTGGGCTTCTCCTCACTGGTGATCAGTGGCATCCGCCCGGTGATCGACTTCGGCTGGATGATGACCATTGGCTTGGGCGTGGCTCTGGTGGTCTGCTTCCTGGCCTTCCCGGCCATGCTTTCCCACTTGCCGTCAGGCAAGCCTCGCCAGGGCAAGGACATCAGCCGTGAACTGACTCTCGCGTTTGCCGGTTTTACCGAACGGCACCGCCCCACCCTCTTGCTGCTTGCACTGGTCATGGTGGGCGGGTCGCTCTGGGGGATCACCAGGCTAACGGTGGAAAACCGTTTCATCGACTACTTCCAGGAAGACACCGAGATCTACAAGGGCATGGTGCAGATTGATCGCAAGCTGGGGGGCACCACCCCGCTGGATATCGTCATTGATGCGCCCAAGGTCGAACCCAAAGCGGTGGTACAGAGCAATCAAGCCAGTGAAGGCTGGGACGGCGAGGCGCTTGAGGATTCAACCGGCGATCCCTTTGCCTCTGACAACAGCGATCCATTCGCGTCGGATACCAGTGATACCGATCCCTTCGCCAGCGAGGACCCTTTTGCTGACAGTGATCCCTTTGCCGACGACATACCCGCCACCGACCCGTTTGCCGAAGGGGGCGATGATCCGTTTGCCGAGCCGTCTTCCCAGGGGCTATCGCTCAAGGACGCCTACTGGTTTACCCCGGCCCGTCTGGGGCAGCTGGTAGAGATTCAGAACTACCTGGAGAGCCTGCCGGAAACCGGCAAAGTGCTGTCACTGGCCACCACCTATGAGGTTGCCGAAAAACTTAACGGCGGCCCTTTGTCCTATGTCCAGCTCATGTTGCTGGCCAAGTTCATTCCTGCTGATCTGCAAAAGCAGCTGGTCACTCCGTACCTGTCCGATGATGGCAACCAGATTCGTATCAGCGTGCGGGTGATTGACTCGGACAAGAACCTGAACCGTAACGACCTGCTGGCCAAGATTCGCCATGATCTGCAAAGCGATTTTGGCCTGCAGCCGGAACAGGTACACCTTACTGGCGCCATGGTGCTCTATAACAACATGCTGCAGAGCCTGTTTGACTCCCAGATCAAGACCCTCGGCTACGTCTTTGCCGCTATCCTGTTCATGCTGCTAATTCTGTTCCGCAGCGTGCCCGTGGCTCTGATCAGCATGGTGCCCAGCCTGGTCTCCTCAGCACTGGTATTGGGCTTGATGGGCTGGATTGGCCTGCCACTGGACCTGATGACCATCACCATCACCGCCATCAGTATCGGTATTGCCGTGGATGACACCATCCACTACATCCACCGCTTCCATGAAGAGCTGCCCAACGACAACGACTATGTCGCCACCATGAAGCGCTGCCATGGCTCCATTGGTAAAGCGATGTACTACACCTCGCTCACCATCATTGCCGGCTTCTCGATCCTGGCGCTGTCCAGCTTCAACCCCACGGTGTACTTCGGCCTGCTCACCGGCCTCGCCATGCTGGTGGCCCTGCTCAGCAACCTGACCCTGCTGCCCGCCCTGCTCATCACCTTCAAACCGAAGCTGAGAGCTGGCTAA
- a CDS encoding SRPBCC family protein, whose amino-acid sequence MLKRYLVDEVTDTLAPRKQAFKLFADASNWQSWCSIVRHARLLNGDWRPGAFLMFVVDLPGLPPAPVIVRVYEYRKDERITWGLDTPVGRILHRFTFLDDDDGNCRVHQEEWTEGLMTPLVGWPLGKLIHRFDTRFAAEYASMF is encoded by the coding sequence ATGCTGAAACGCTATCTGGTCGACGAGGTCACCGACACCCTTGCCCCGCGAAAACAGGCATTCAAGCTATTTGCTGATGCCAGCAACTGGCAAAGCTGGTGCTCCATTGTCCGCCATGCCCGTCTGCTGAATGGTGACTGGCGCCCGGGTGCATTCCTGATGTTTGTGGTCGACCTGCCCGGCTTGCCGCCGGCACCGGTCATCGTTCGTGTGTATGAGTATCGGAAAGACGAGCGCATTACCTGGGGGCTTGATACCCCCGTAGGCCGCATCCTGCACCGCTTTACTTTCCTTGATGACGACGATGGCAACTGCCGTGTTCATCAGGAAGAGTGGACGGAAGGCCTGATGACGCCTCTGGTGGGCTGGCCACTGGGCAAGCTCATTCACCGCTTTGATACCCGCTTTGCCGCAGAATATGCCTCCATGTTCTGA
- a CDS encoding AraC family transcriptional regulator: MTTTMLPASILPGLLEVSLRSQQDIPALFERLGIDVDIVGRSDRFISLSQLDELLFSAFMESGDPLFGLRVGADNHYGNLDLLGNLMATAETLGAGLNTLFQYKDLLVPYLEFNLDIDAGRARLAVETGSPEMRFTGSRIHNDLVLATMVAIGRSLLASDMPLEQVLFLHPQPDVDELACYREFFQCALQFSAGVNAIVFPESVLHAPLPRAFPKYNERLKRSADQVMSGLSRAGGVTGKVLLRIQGMLGVGDITIETVAASLAMSPRTLQRRLQEEGTRFAALRDQVKHRHACEAMVSRDCDLSALAQQLGFSDIANFYHAFKRWQGCAPGEYRRQHSKP, from the coding sequence ATGACAACAACCATGCTGCCTGCTTCCATTTTGCCTGGCCTTCTGGAGGTTTCCCTGCGAAGCCAGCAAGACATACCGGCACTTTTCGAGCGCCTGGGCATCGATGTGGATATTGTCGGGCGCAGCGACCGGTTTATCAGCCTTTCACAGCTGGATGAACTACTTTTTTCGGCTTTCATGGAAAGTGGTGATCCGCTGTTTGGTCTGCGAGTTGGCGCGGATAACCACTACGGAAATCTGGATCTGCTGGGCAACTTGATGGCCACTGCCGAGACGCTGGGGGCCGGGCTCAATACCTTGTTCCAGTACAAGGACCTGCTGGTGCCCTATCTGGAGTTCAACCTGGATATCGACGCCGGGCGGGCTCGACTGGCGGTGGAGACCGGCTCTCCTGAAATGCGTTTTACCGGCTCCCGTATTCATAATGATCTGGTACTGGCGACCATGGTGGCCATTGGCCGCTCCCTGCTGGCCAGTGACATGCCGCTGGAGCAGGTGCTGTTCCTGCACCCTCAGCCCGATGTCGATGAGTTGGCTTGCTACAGGGAGTTTTTTCAGTGTGCTCTCCAGTTCTCCGCTGGCGTTAATGCCATCGTCTTCCCGGAGTCAGTGCTGCATGCGCCACTGCCACGAGCCTTTCCCAAATATAATGAACGGCTGAAACGCTCCGCTGATCAGGTGATGTCGGGGCTATCCCGGGCTGGTGGGGTGACGGGCAAGGTTTTGCTACGGATTCAGGGCATGTTGGGTGTGGGTGATATCACTATCGAGACGGTGGCGGCGTCACTGGCCATGAGCCCGAGAACCCTGCAGCGGCGGTTGCAGGAGGAAGGGACCCGCTTCGCGGCATTGAGGGATCAGGTCAAGCATCGCCATGCCTGTGAGGCCATGGTGTCCCGTGACTGTGACCTTTCGGCGCTGGCGCAGCAGCTGGGCTTTTCGGACATTGCCAATTTCTATCATGCGTTCAAACGTTGGCAGGGATGCGCCCCCGGCGAGTACCGTCGCCAGCACAGCAAGCCTTGA
- a CDS encoding transporter, producing MLLRHLPAFFLAVSAFLPVASLAHYQGGRVDSHAPISVMGDHTHGKGEWMLSYRYMGMSMSGAKSGSESLSTEEAFAEIPGMGMMNMKVLPYEMTMEMHMLGGMYAPTDNLTLVAMLPYATREMTAKSRMTMMMTTTETEFDTQTSGIGDVAIGGLYKFYDQDGYRVHLNLVLGLPTGSIEEEDYLPMQQQDAQLPYGMQLGSGSYEARPGITVNKQFPGWSWGAQASAKIALDENDQGYKLGSRRYLSAWAARPLAPWASVSVAAYKSWWSDIHGEAGDLTVSPMMNPAADPDARGGQRLDLGLGVNLMGKQGALNGHRLAMEYRAPVQESLHGIQMETDYSFTLGWQKAFN from the coding sequence ATGTTGCTGCGTCATTTGCCTGCGTTTTTTCTTGCCGTATCCGCCTTCTTACCTGTTGCTTCACTGGCCCATTACCAGGGGGGGCGGGTTGACAGTCATGCGCCTATCTCTGTGATGGGTGATCACACCCACGGCAAGGGGGAGTGGATGCTTTCCTACCGCTATATGGGGATGAGCATGAGCGGCGCCAAATCCGGCAGCGAATCCCTGAGTACCGAGGAAGCTTTTGCCGAGATTCCGGGTATGGGCATGATGAACATGAAGGTGCTGCCCTATGAAATGACCATGGAGATGCACATGCTGGGCGGCATGTACGCGCCTACAGACAATCTGACGCTGGTGGCCATGTTGCCCTATGCCACCCGTGAGATGACCGCGAAATCGCGGATGACCATGATGATGACAACCACCGAGACTGAGTTTGATACGCAGACGTCCGGGATCGGTGACGTCGCCATCGGCGGGCTTTACAAGTTTTATGATCAGGACGGCTATCGGGTACATCTCAACCTGGTACTGGGTTTGCCCACGGGATCTATTGAGGAAGAGGACTACCTGCCCATGCAGCAGCAGGATGCCCAACTGCCCTATGGCATGCAGCTGGGTTCCGGTAGTTATGAGGCGCGCCCAGGTATCACGGTTAACAAGCAGTTTCCCGGGTGGAGTTGGGGAGCCCAGGCCAGCGCGAAAATTGCACTGGATGAAAACGATCAGGGCTACAAGCTGGGCTCGCGCAGATACCTGAGCGCCTGGGCTGCCAGACCCCTGGCACCCTGGGCATCGGTTTCTGTTGCGGCTTACAAGAGCTGGTGGTCGGATATTCATGGCGAGGCTGGAGACCTGACCGTTTCGCCGATGATGAACCCGGCAGCGGATCCTGATGCCAGAGGCGGCCAGCGTCTGGACCTGGGGCTGGGCGTCAATCTGATGGGCAAGCAGGGGGCCCTGAATGGACACCGTTTGGCCATGGAATACCGGGCGCCGGTCCAGGAGTCTCTGCATGGTATCCAGATGGAAACGGATTACAGTTTTACGCTGGGTTGGCAGAAGGCGTTCAACTAA